In Arthrobacter sp. B3I9, the following are encoded in one genomic region:
- a CDS encoding LuxR C-terminal-related transcriptional regulator: MDGTAEAAALIGQSGLVKDVTRSLLDDSKSGVLIIGAAGTGKTAVYKAVLRELPPGGSVIRLAATRALAAVPFGALAPYLSELPDSELDSFAAVLKAVSDRLKAEAVRPLFVVDDAQFLDRGTTELLARAVAVGAAEILATSRPGPSIPEQFLALWDDGLLSKFELSPLNRAGVHELCKHVLGADVSPWASAVFAEVTGGNPLMLMSLIEHERYSGALVLRHGVWFLSANPDLAGVPAADVIDQQLRSMTAEERTVAAIVALAGPLPLGQILRFSNPKTVDALEAAGILTVSPGHDRTVRPASPLLGEIIRHRVPAGQSATLRASLLDLPSAGVVGPEAFLNQLRWSLECGAPVPPAQLLQAAAAANTDLNPAAAIQAAEAVRETRFLAEAKMHLAYAHYLLGLPAEAAADLAAVGPVPHGRLSYLAARLAARLPDRMDAAGRERVAEPATGNAGLGPNESPWSQLPAGGLAADILHGQWDGPSAVREARLQDLIDAAGTVPEVRLPAVSALGELRSAQGRLSAGLRLDREAWAGAVSGGLTLPLAQEEVLARHCLSLVRAGEWGELAEVLEGYAADYPSRLLYSGGMLHAMSGFALLRRGRIMESFAELIRAVEELAIADPLEVLPFARAAAGYAAALAGRPGEAREQAKGFHAAAYSGPQSLRLLSAAYCLTVERLTSDGDSAELEALADQAQHQGLRGVETDIRRLLLRSGDTGSATALASSSSAMEGPEGRLLADFARAVASNDAAGLIAISDEATATGHGLLAFEAAQQAAACLEHSPDRWRLTAVQRRLHHLMADAGISGPVPALRNEQGPVLTAREAEILELVATGSTNAHIAAALSLSPRTVEGHLSRIFAKLGVSRRAELLEVKRESRHPADAPEEAPELG, from the coding sequence ATGGATGGCACCGCTGAGGCCGCTGCGCTGATCGGGCAGTCCGGCCTGGTCAAGGATGTGACCCGGTCCCTGCTCGATGACTCAAAATCAGGTGTCCTGATCATCGGTGCCGCGGGCACGGGAAAGACGGCGGTGTACAAGGCGGTGCTCCGCGAGTTGCCTCCGGGCGGCTCGGTGATCCGGCTGGCCGCCACGCGAGCCTTGGCCGCGGTGCCCTTCGGAGCGCTGGCGCCTTATCTGTCCGAACTGCCGGATTCAGAACTGGACTCCTTTGCCGCCGTTCTAAAGGCCGTGTCGGACCGGCTCAAGGCCGAGGCGGTCCGGCCGCTCTTCGTGGTCGACGACGCCCAGTTCCTGGACCGTGGCACCACGGAACTGCTCGCGCGCGCCGTTGCCGTCGGTGCCGCGGAAATCCTGGCCACCAGCCGTCCGGGCCCGTCGATCCCGGAACAGTTCCTGGCCCTGTGGGACGACGGGCTCCTGTCCAAGTTCGAGCTTTCACCGCTGAACCGGGCCGGAGTCCACGAGCTCTGCAAACACGTGCTGGGAGCTGACGTTTCCCCCTGGGCCAGTGCCGTCTTCGCTGAGGTAACAGGTGGGAACCCGCTGATGCTGATGTCCCTGATCGAGCACGAGCGATACAGCGGCGCCCTCGTCCTCCGCCACGGCGTGTGGTTCCTGAGCGCGAACCCCGATCTGGCCGGGGTGCCTGCGGCAGACGTCATCGACCAGCAGTTGCGCTCCATGACCGCCGAAGAGCGGACCGTGGCCGCCATCGTGGCCCTGGCCGGGCCGCTCCCGCTGGGCCAGATCCTGCGATTCAGCAACCCGAAAACGGTCGACGCGCTGGAGGCAGCGGGAATACTCACCGTTTCCCCGGGGCATGACCGTACCGTCCGGCCAGCCAGCCCGTTGCTCGGCGAGATAATCCGGCACCGGGTCCCGGCGGGCCAGAGTGCGACCTTGCGGGCGAGCCTACTTGATTTGCCCTCGGCAGGGGTGGTGGGGCCTGAAGCGTTCCTGAACCAGCTCCGTTGGTCCCTGGAATGCGGTGCGCCGGTCCCGCCAGCGCAACTGCTCCAGGCCGCCGCAGCGGCCAACACGGACCTGAACCCTGCGGCCGCGATCCAGGCGGCCGAGGCTGTGCGCGAAACGCGGTTTCTTGCCGAAGCCAAAATGCACCTCGCGTATGCGCATTACCTCCTTGGCCTGCCGGCGGAAGCCGCCGCCGACCTTGCGGCGGTGGGGCCTGTGCCCCATGGCAGGCTGTCATACCTTGCAGCGCGCCTCGCCGCGCGGCTACCGGACAGGATGGACGCTGCAGGGCGGGAACGGGTGGCGGAACCAGCAACCGGAAACGCCGGCCTCGGTCCGAATGAATCCCCGTGGTCCCAATTGCCCGCCGGAGGACTGGCAGCCGACATCCTGCACGGCCAGTGGGACGGACCATCGGCGGTCCGCGAGGCGCGGCTGCAGGACCTGATCGATGCGGCCGGGACCGTTCCGGAAGTCCGCCTTCCGGCCGTCTCGGCCCTCGGCGAGCTTCGCTCGGCCCAGGGCCGGCTCTCTGCGGGGTTGCGGCTGGACCGTGAGGCCTGGGCAGGCGCCGTCTCCGGAGGGCTGACGCTGCCGCTGGCCCAGGAAGAGGTACTGGCCCGGCACTGCCTCAGCCTCGTCCGGGCGGGGGAATGGGGGGAACTTGCGGAAGTCCTTGAGGGCTACGCCGCGGATTATCCCTCCCGGTTGCTGTACAGCGGCGGAATGCTGCATGCCATGAGCGGGTTCGCGCTTCTGCGCCGGGGACGAATCATGGAAAGCTTCGCTGAGTTGATCCGGGCCGTGGAAGAACTCGCCATCGCTGATCCCTTGGAGGTGCTGCCTTTCGCGCGTGCTGCCGCCGGGTACGCAGCAGCCCTTGCCGGGCGCCCGGGGGAGGCCCGGGAGCAGGCCAAGGGCTTCCACGCGGCAGCCTACAGCGGACCCCAGAGCCTTCGGCTGCTTTCCGCCGCGTATTGCCTTACCGTGGAGAGGCTCACCAGCGACGGGGACAGCGCGGAGCTCGAAGCGTTGGCTGACCAGGCGCAGCACCAAGGCTTGAGAGGCGTTGAAACGGACATCCGAAGGCTTCTGCTCAGAAGCGGGGACACCGGCAGTGCTACGGCTTTGGCTTCGAGCAGCAGCGCCATGGAGGGGCCCGAGGGGCGGCTGCTGGCTGATTTCGCCCGCGCAGTGGCCTCCAACGACGCGGCCGGGTTAATCGCCATCAGCGACGAGGCGACCGCCACCGGCCACGGGCTTCTGGCCTTTGAGGCTGCGCAGCAAGCGGCGGCGTGCCTGGAGCACAGCCCGGACCGCTGGCGGCTCACCGCGGTCCAGCGCAGGCTTCATCACCTCATGGCAGACGCCGGCATATCCGGCCCGGTGCCGGCTCTGCGGAACGAACAGGGACCGGTGCTGACGGCCCGCGAAGCGGAGATCCTGGAGCTCGTGGCGACCGGGTCTACGAACGCCCACATTGCCGCCGCGCTTTCCTTATCGCCGCGCACCGTTGAGGGGCACCTGAGCCGGATCTTCGCCAAGCTGGGCGTGAGCCGGCGTGCCGAGCTCCTTGAGGTGAAGCGCGAAAGCCGTCACCCGGCTGATGCTCCGGAGGAGGCCCCTGAGCTGGGGTGA
- a CDS encoding LuxR family transcriptional regulator has protein sequence MSSAQRFAPGRYDKPFIRNHIVAEVVETLTSGSGCGVVLVGEHGAGKSFIAQRALEQLGPDYAVVQVRGSSISSKLPYGALSVLLNDLDASHLEHPLMVLRGLTQVLHNKAQGRRVILFVDNAHDLDELSSMMVAQLGAGSHVTLLAACVDLPHVGGDIMGLWKDDLLRRMDLSPFDFNEVAASLGNEYGGQFSHAAARALWSASGGNALFLHSLAREQIKLGTIIRQDGVWVLGNSPIALTGEIRDVVKARLNRLSPGQRDVFELLALAGAVPLQTLMKIADPQDMDALQERAMIHVSHEHPPMVSVANRLSAGIVASVVPPGRSAELRRRLTAVLQDSEQPDAGGGSAGVAWALDCGEQVGPEQALAAARMANNSSDPVAALRFLNEMQGRGTSTQATVESVQAHMSANNPDSARRLLSTLDAAAGEGIPLADWTSLQLLRAELDRQTGSQNGSAAADANATLQEIGRRLAAVSDEDQAVVDAARQRLRVAEAELAVFEGRYQDVLSMTDNPTGGLLDTEAGILTASLRCEAMAVTGNVAAAFGLGKQIISSAGSVPLSDRAMRHIRGRFLLLMLLSAKFREAAAFLSATTGTADPQERLGGMFEIGQGVLDLHAGLLDDALPRLRAGMEQLLARDTDSVAGLAMAAFAYAAALQGDEEKAGLQLAELAQLQPRAPWLVVRMTRYFELCALAELGQRAMAIRALVAEADRDAAASLLAPGLLFLSAAARLGDRQMAVKLGNLAARVTGSFAGLCVRLAEGVKESDSEQLLAVSKDSDAASNAIFARDAARKSVSSANDAGNRIALRVGQRTQQSLDDRFGSPKNGLHSLTTSTLTARECEVAVRAAAGSSNRKIAEQMHVSVRTVEGHLYQVYSKLHVASRSELKDVISTPAESVRIG, from the coding sequence ATGTCATCAGCCCAGCGGTTCGCCCCCGGGCGCTACGACAAACCCTTCATCCGTAACCACATCGTCGCGGAGGTCGTCGAGACGCTGACGTCAGGCTCCGGCTGCGGCGTCGTCCTGGTCGGCGAGCACGGGGCGGGAAAGTCGTTCATCGCCCAGCGTGCCCTCGAGCAGCTCGGTCCGGACTACGCGGTGGTCCAGGTCCGGGGCAGCTCCATCTCCTCGAAGCTCCCTTACGGCGCCCTGAGCGTTCTGCTGAACGATCTGGACGCCTCACACTTGGAGCACCCCCTGATGGTGCTGCGGGGCCTTACCCAGGTACTGCACAACAAGGCACAAGGACGCAGGGTCATCCTCTTCGTCGACAATGCCCACGACCTGGACGAGTTGTCCAGCATGATGGTTGCCCAGCTGGGCGCCGGCTCGCACGTCACCCTGCTGGCGGCGTGCGTGGATCTTCCGCATGTGGGCGGGGACATCATGGGGCTGTGGAAAGATGACCTGCTGCGGCGGATGGACCTCTCGCCGTTCGACTTCAACGAAGTAGCGGCTTCCCTGGGCAACGAATACGGGGGCCAGTTCTCCCATGCCGCCGCACGGGCCCTGTGGAGCGCAAGCGGAGGAAACGCACTCTTCCTTCACTCCCTCGCGCGGGAACAGATCAAACTGGGGACGATCATCCGTCAGGACGGCGTCTGGGTGCTGGGCAACAGCCCCATCGCCCTGACCGGGGAGATCCGCGACGTCGTGAAGGCCCGCCTGAACCGGCTGAGCCCTGGCCAGCGCGACGTTTTCGAACTGCTGGCCCTGGCCGGCGCGGTTCCGCTGCAGACGCTCATGAAGATCGCTGACCCCCAGGATATGGACGCCCTGCAGGAGCGGGCCATGATCCACGTCAGCCACGAACACCCCCCGATGGTCAGCGTTGCCAACCGGCTGTCGGCCGGCATCGTTGCCAGCGTGGTGCCGCCCGGCCGCAGCGCCGAGCTCCGCCGCCGGCTCACGGCCGTGCTCCAGGATTCGGAGCAGCCGGACGCCGGCGGCGGATCAGCAGGCGTTGCATGGGCGCTGGATTGCGGCGAACAGGTAGGTCCGGAGCAGGCCCTGGCTGCCGCGCGGATGGCGAACAACTCGTCCGATCCGGTAGCGGCACTGCGGTTCCTCAACGAGATGCAGGGCCGCGGAACGTCCACCCAGGCCACGGTCGAGTCAGTCCAGGCCCACATGTCGGCGAACAACCCCGACTCCGCACGGCGGCTTCTCTCCACCCTGGATGCCGCCGCGGGTGAAGGCATTCCGCTGGCCGACTGGACCTCGCTGCAGCTTCTTCGGGCAGAACTGGACAGGCAGACCGGCTCCCAGAACGGCTCCGCGGCGGCTGACGCCAACGCCACGCTGCAGGAAATCGGACGGCGGCTCGCAGCTGTTTCCGACGAGGACCAGGCAGTGGTGGACGCGGCCCGGCAGCGGCTGCGGGTCGCTGAAGCGGAACTCGCTGTCTTCGAAGGCCGGTACCAGGACGTCCTTTCCATGACCGACAACCCGACCGGCGGCCTGCTGGACACGGAAGCCGGAATCCTGACCGCGAGCCTGCGCTGCGAAGCCATGGCCGTCACCGGAAACGTCGCCGCGGCATTCGGCCTGGGCAAGCAGATCATTTCATCCGCGGGGTCGGTGCCGCTCTCGGACCGGGCCATGCGGCACATCCGGGGCCGGTTTCTGCTCCTGATGCTGCTCTCGGCCAAGTTCCGTGAGGCCGCGGCCTTCCTGTCGGCTACCACCGGCACCGCCGACCCGCAGGAACGGCTGGGCGGAATGTTCGAGATCGGGCAGGGAGTCCTTGACCTTCATGCCGGCCTCCTCGACGACGCGCTGCCGCGGCTCAGGGCCGGCATGGAGCAGCTCCTGGCCCGGGACACCGACTCGGTGGCCGGCCTGGCAATGGCGGCCTTCGCCTACGCCGCCGCCTTGCAGGGGGACGAGGAGAAAGCCGGCCTTCAGCTGGCGGAACTGGCTCAGCTGCAACCGCGCGCACCCTGGCTGGTGGTCCGGATGACCCGGTATTTCGAACTCTGTGCCCTGGCCGAGCTCGGACAGCGCGCCATGGCCATCCGGGCGCTTGTGGCCGAGGCAGACCGCGATGCCGCAGCCTCCCTGCTGGCCCCGGGACTGCTGTTCCTGTCCGCCGCGGCCAGGCTCGGTGACCGGCAGATGGCCGTCAAGCTCGGCAACCTTGCCGCCCGCGTGACCGGATCTTTTGCCGGTCTCTGTGTGCGGCTCGCGGAAGGCGTGAAGGAATCGGACAGCGAGCAGCTTCTGGCCGTATCGAAGGATTCCGATGCAGCAAGCAACGCCATTTTCGCCCGTGACGCGGCACGCAAGTCCGTCAGCTCCGCGAACGACGCCGGTAACCGGATCGCCCTGCGGGTCGGACAGCGGACGCAACAGTCACTCGATGACAGGTTCGGCAGCCCGAAGAACGGCCTGCACTCGCTCACGACGTCCACCCTCACTGCCAGGGAGTGCGAAGTCGCGGTGAGGGCTGCTGCCGGATCCTCCAACCGCAAGATCGCCGAACAGATGCATGTTTCGGTCCGCACGGTTGAGGGTCACCTTTACCAGGTGTACTCGAAGCTCCACGTGGCCAGCAGATCGGAACTCAAAGATGTCATCTCCACTCCGGCGGAAAGCGTTCGGATTGGCTGA
- a CDS encoding LuxR C-terminal-related transcriptional regulator, with translation MICLDSSKLRASEPGTGTTAALTGRSEDLGSAVAALRGGTHVAVMLLGDSGIGKTTLMEAVVAELAPEVTPVRIHGSPSLSHVPYGVLGPFIVGLPVQEATSQLAVLRTLWSQLEEERRATGKPLLLIVDDAHDLDEATAGILVELAAAGWAKLLVGAASRPGLPEPLLQLWFEGIAERHDLRPLTQQQTTDMLERTLGPQVLPNVAEILWEASEGNPLLLNSLIDDAKNDGTLHQHNGVWLLTRPLNSHGDRLTDVVRRQLLRRSPEERQALNLVALAEPVSKELIEAVVGEQTVGALIEHDLIQVTAASDPELRLRHPVYADTLRNLISPARSLQLRQSLLRLMDKEPASAEGLLRQVSWSIECGAELPDRQLLRAATLASRLYQDDLARHAASLVKDPDLQLAARSVMARTHYNTSDYAAAREILDADFGKGHSIASLLTGTLLWAAVLSAQGHTPEDISRRAEALLEAGERLAQEKPAEASRIRAAMQDRYATIRSMVLAMAGESCSGTGTGPAEPPVNHLDQAFRLSLESERLLVEGKSVSAYAVAAEALTAAGAGHDELHFLTDFLVVRAAAAVIHAGDWGAAETLLARFAAASGPNLISFAGGAHAARGVMLLYQGKAAQALNTLSAALESLRLADPQQLFGLTAAMAFAAAAEVGSRERAESFLADYERVPPVVSRYLRGLAAMAVVYGKARLGNHPEAIAELRLLGRPDAGPDSAGPEFDALAFCLALGDRQAAFRLLELKPFLEGPRPAAICDYAAAICTDLAADHLAAAKSCEDAELWGFAALAYDAAANAFRAAGDSLRERMAMSHRKRCLDRADNNPGLEPEAADDVLGLLTRRERDIVALAVRGFSDRRIAAELHVSVRTVEGHLYRSYAKLNVKGRDQLPGIAGN, from the coding sequence GTGATCTGCTTGGACTCATCTAAGCTGCGCGCCAGCGAGCCCGGAACCGGGACAACCGCCGCTCTCACGGGGCGGTCGGAGGACCTGGGATCGGCAGTGGCGGCACTACGGGGCGGCACGCATGTCGCCGTGATGCTGCTCGGCGACAGCGGCATCGGGAAAACCACCCTCATGGAGGCAGTGGTTGCAGAGCTGGCGCCCGAGGTGACACCGGTCCGGATCCACGGCAGCCCCTCGCTGAGCCACGTCCCCTACGGTGTGCTCGGCCCGTTCATCGTTGGCCTTCCCGTGCAGGAAGCAACCTCCCAGCTGGCAGTCCTTCGGACCCTGTGGAGCCAGTTGGAGGAAGAGCGGCGTGCCACCGGGAAGCCCCTGCTGCTGATCGTCGACGACGCCCACGACCTCGACGAGGCCACCGCGGGAATCCTCGTGGAGCTGGCCGCCGCGGGCTGGGCGAAGCTGCTGGTCGGCGCCGCCTCACGGCCGGGGTTGCCCGAACCGCTGCTGCAGCTGTGGTTTGAAGGCATCGCCGAGCGGCACGATCTACGTCCCCTGACCCAGCAGCAAACAACCGACATGCTGGAACGTACGCTGGGTCCCCAGGTCCTGCCGAACGTCGCCGAGATCCTCTGGGAGGCGTCCGAGGGCAACCCCTTGCTGCTCAATTCCCTGATCGATGACGCCAAGAATGACGGCACGCTGCACCAGCACAATGGCGTCTGGCTGTTGACACGTCCCCTGAACAGCCACGGCGACCGACTCACCGACGTCGTCCGGCGGCAGCTGCTGCGGCGCTCGCCCGAAGAGCGGCAGGCGCTGAACCTCGTGGCGCTCGCCGAACCGGTATCCAAGGAACTGATTGAAGCCGTGGTAGGCGAACAGACCGTGGGGGCGTTGATAGAACACGATCTGATCCAAGTCACGGCCGCCTCCGATCCTGAATTGCGGTTGCGGCACCCCGTGTACGCCGACACGCTGAGGAACCTGATTTCCCCCGCGCGCAGCCTGCAGCTCCGGCAAAGCCTGCTGCGGCTCATGGATAAGGAGCCGGCGTCCGCCGAAGGGCTGTTGCGGCAGGTCAGCTGGTCCATAGAATGCGGGGCGGAGCTGCCGGACCGGCAATTGCTCAGGGCCGCGACCCTGGCAAGCAGGCTGTACCAGGACGACCTGGCCCGCCATGCTGCGTCCCTGGTCAAGGACCCCGACCTGCAGCTGGCGGCCCGGTCGGTGATGGCCCGCACCCACTACAACACCTCCGATTACGCCGCCGCACGCGAGATCCTCGATGCCGACTTCGGCAAAGGCCACAGCATTGCGAGCCTGTTGACCGGAACCCTGCTGTGGGCCGCGGTGCTGTCCGCGCAGGGCCACACGCCGGAGGACATTTCGCGGCGGGCGGAGGCTCTCCTCGAAGCCGGTGAGCGTCTGGCGCAGGAAAAGCCTGCCGAGGCCTCACGGATCCGGGCGGCCATGCAGGACCGGTATGCCACGATCCGGAGCATGGTGCTCGCCATGGCCGGAGAAAGCTGCAGTGGCACCGGCACGGGCCCCGCAGAGCCGCCCGTTAACCACCTGGACCAGGCGTTCAGGCTCTCCCTGGAGTCCGAGCGGCTCCTCGTCGAGGGTAAATCGGTCAGTGCCTATGCGGTAGCCGCCGAAGCTCTGACGGCCGCTGGCGCCGGGCACGATGAACTGCACTTCCTCACGGACTTCCTGGTTGTCCGGGCCGCTGCGGCCGTAATCCATGCCGGTGACTGGGGGGCCGCGGAAACCCTCCTGGCCCGCTTTGCCGCGGCAAGCGGACCCAACCTCATCTCCTTTGCCGGAGGTGCGCATGCGGCGCGTGGCGTGATGCTTCTTTACCAGGGGAAAGCCGCCCAGGCCTTGAACACGCTGAGTGCCGCCCTCGAGTCTTTGCGGCTGGCTGATCCCCAGCAGCTGTTCGGCCTCACCGCCGCGATGGCATTCGCCGCGGCCGCGGAAGTGGGATCACGGGAGAGGGCGGAATCATTTCTCGCGGACTATGAGCGCGTCCCGCCGGTTGTCTCACGCTACCTGCGCGGGCTCGCCGCGATGGCGGTGGTCTACGGCAAGGCCCGGCTTGGAAATCATCCCGAGGCCATCGCCGAGCTCCGGCTACTCGGCCGGCCCGATGCCGGACCAGACAGTGCCGGGCCGGAGTTCGACGCGCTCGCCTTCTGCCTTGCTTTGGGGGACCGGCAAGCCGCCTTCCGGCTCCTCGAGTTGAAGCCTTTCCTCGAAGGCCCCCGGCCCGCAGCCATCTGCGACTATGCCGCGGCGATCTGCACGGATCTGGCCGCGGACCACCTGGCGGCTGCCAAGAGCTGCGAAGATGCCGAACTCTGGGGCTTCGCGGCCCTCGCCTATGACGCTGCCGCCAACGCCTTCCGGGCAGCCGGGGATTCCCTGCGCGAGCGGATGGCCATGTCCCACCGGAAACGGTGCCTGGACCGGGCCGACAACAACCCGGGCCTCGAGCCGGAGGCCGCGGACGACGTGCTGGGACTGCTGACCCGCCGGGAACGGGACATCGTGGCCTTGGCTGTCCGCGGGTTCAGCGACCGGAGGATCGCCGCCGAACTTCACGTTTCCGTCCGCACCGTGGAAGGCCACTTGTACCGGAGTTACGCCAAGCTCAACGTCAAGGGCCGCGACCAGCTCCCCGGCATCGCAGGTAACTAG
- a CDS encoding LuxR C-terminal-related transcriptional regulator — translation MSRESLGWGNVSTTLAPAEQHAAGAVSRHRWSGLARAADADRVRAALLEDGRTGVVITGDRGVGKSLVGRTALSGFGPDVYALQLRSSGPGSATPYGCLAFTLARLPQSSLGSPTAIMHGITSLIRDDAAGRPCVILLDNAGSLDELSTGVLLNLLQTQTARLIATAQRTTDLPPDFYWLITTGQLAEVRLANLTELETLDVLQKALGHRVSSALASQMHQLVGGSPTLLQAVVSEQIERGNLVLSGSVWTLLDEVVLDGRTGLEDIVRARYARETPVAKEVIEVLSCARTMALSRLARMYGAGVIADMEDAGQIVVDRTDRHFVSLGDRYLGDIVRNWLSVERRLELRDKVPGHQPDELGELTVEDLLAYAAWTHDCQAPLAPTHALAAAQAAVKLFDPKFALECAGSLSPMDPEWAEGQLQKSAAYLQLGLPLQAMSALDDVSEEQIRALGAVAFAELITAKADCMAWLEHRSGKVPEMVRQARLRLQELSLETPAESGEDIHQAALCLDLCEFNFLSFIGDFEPMMERLKAAAEGGGGDPVHLLRCSIILMEALSMTGKELDARMLMREIGGQLGDWSNVPRIRENFAWRSFNVLLFSGYWRQSIGMLKDASGRAGHGLHSGSAATDLAVGLAYVYAGRGYLALDPLLAAIAQLEVRTSLQSLRQAYAATAFAYAQTGNSIQATIYLDRARSAEGPARFAVRTSAEFCMDMASRWLGDPEARERLVHSAEVHYQAGRFTLAGICMFGATVNGTAKDFTFMEEIAAKRQGPLAELSRVVAIGSRTKDAAVMLQAAELSASLELDAVQARCAALALDFAQAAGLSGTASTAHTMLNKLSESVQALPVTPRNKGPLLTERERQIATLAGNGVSNKDIALDIGISVRTVEGHLYQVFTKLGVSSRSDLLGLI, via the coding sequence ATGTCGAGGGAATCACTGGGCTGGGGGAATGTTTCCACTACATTAGCGCCCGCCGAACAGCACGCTGCCGGTGCCGTCAGCAGGCACCGGTGGTCAGGTCTGGCGCGTGCCGCTGATGCGGACCGCGTCCGGGCCGCACTGCTGGAAGACGGGCGGACCGGTGTCGTCATCACAGGGGACCGCGGCGTCGGCAAGTCACTTGTCGGACGGACTGCGCTGTCCGGATTCGGACCCGACGTCTATGCCCTGCAGCTGCGCAGCTCGGGACCGGGTTCCGCGACGCCGTATGGTTGCCTGGCGTTCACGCTCGCCCGGCTGCCGCAGAGTTCACTCGGATCCCCGACCGCCATCATGCACGGAATCACCTCGCTGATCCGCGACGACGCGGCGGGCCGGCCGTGCGTCATTTTGCTGGACAACGCAGGCTCGCTGGATGAACTGAGTACAGGGGTCCTGCTCAACCTGCTCCAGACCCAGACCGCCAGGCTCATTGCGACAGCCCAACGGACCACGGACCTCCCTCCGGACTTCTACTGGCTCATCACCACCGGCCAGCTCGCCGAGGTCCGGCTCGCCAACCTCACCGAGCTGGAAACCCTGGACGTGCTGCAGAAGGCGCTTGGCCACCGCGTATCAAGCGCCCTCGCCAGCCAGATGCATCAGCTCGTCGGCGGCAGCCCGACCCTGCTGCAGGCCGTGGTCTCCGAGCAGATCGAGCGCGGAAACCTCGTCCTGTCCGGCTCGGTATGGACCCTGCTGGACGAGGTCGTCCTCGACGGACGCACGGGACTGGAGGACATCGTCCGGGCCCGCTACGCCCGCGAAACGCCCGTGGCCAAGGAAGTCATCGAAGTCCTGTCCTGCGCCCGGACGATGGCGCTGTCCCGGCTCGCGAGGATGTACGGAGCCGGAGTCATCGCTGACATGGAGGACGCAGGCCAGATCGTCGTGGACCGCACCGACCGCCACTTCGTGTCGCTCGGGGACCGCTACCTGGGCGACATCGTCCGCAACTGGCTCAGCGTGGAGCGCCGACTGGAGTTGCGGGACAAGGTTCCGGGCCATCAGCCGGACGAGCTCGGCGAATTAACCGTCGAGGACCTGCTGGCCTACGCGGCCTGGACCCACGACTGCCAGGCCCCGCTCGCCCCCACCCACGCCCTGGCCGCCGCGCAGGCCGCCGTCAAACTTTTCGATCCCAAGTTTGCGCTCGAATGTGCCGGCAGCCTGAGTCCAATGGATCCGGAATGGGCGGAGGGGCAGCTGCAGAAGTCGGCCGCCTACCTGCAACTGGGTCTGCCGTTGCAGGCGATGTCCGCCCTTGACGACGTTTCCGAGGAGCAGATCCGCGCCCTGGGTGCTGTGGCCTTTGCGGAGCTGATCACGGCCAAGGCGGACTGCATGGCCTGGCTGGAGCACCGTTCCGGCAAAGTTCCCGAAATGGTGCGCCAGGCCCGGCTGCGGCTCCAGGAGCTCAGCCTCGAGACGCCTGCGGAATCCGGGGAAGACATCCACCAGGCGGCATTGTGCCTGGACCTCTGCGAGTTCAACTTCCTGTCCTTCATCGGCGACTTTGAACCCATGATGGAGCGGCTCAAGGCGGCGGCTGAGGGCGGGGGCGGCGATCCTGTGCACCTGCTCCGGTGCTCCATCATCCTGATGGAAGCCCTCAGCATGACGGGCAAGGAGCTGGACGCCCGGATGCTCATGCGCGAAATCGGCGGGCAGCTGGGGGACTGGTCCAACGTCCCGCGCATCCGGGAGAACTTCGCGTGGCGGTCGTTCAATGTGCTCCTGTTCTCCGGGTACTGGCGGCAGAGCATCGGAATGCTCAAGGACGCCAGCGGACGGGCAGGTCACGGCCTGCACTCCGGGAGCGCCGCCACGGACCTGGCCGTCGGGCTGGCATACGTGTACGCCGGGCGCGGCTACCTGGCGCTGGACCCCCTGCTGGCGGCCATCGCACAGCTTGAGGTGCGGACCAGCCTGCAGTCCCTGCGGCAGGCCTACGCCGCCACTGCGTTCGCCTACGCCCAGACCGGCAACTCCATCCAGGCGACCATCTACCTTGACCGGGCGCGGTCGGCCGAGGGACCGGCCCGCTTTGCCGTCCGTACCTCCGCCGAGTTCTGCATGGACATGGCCTCGCGCTGGCTGGGCGATCCCGAGGCCCGGGAACGGCTGGTGCACTCGGCCGAGGTCCACTACCAGGCCGGCCGTTTCACGCTGGCGGGGATCTGCATGTTCGGTGCCACCGTCAACGGCACAGCCAAGGACTTCACCTTCATGGAGGAGATTGCGGCGAAACGGCAGGGACCCCTGGCGGAGCTGTCCCGGGTCGTCGCCATCGGCAGCCGGACGAAGGACGCCGCGGTCATGCTGCAGGCCGCCGAGCTTTCCGCCAGCCTGGAGCTCGACGCCGTGCAGGCCCGATGCGCCGCCCTGGCCCTGGACTTCGCCCAGGCTGCAGGATTGAGCGGCACGGCCAGCACAGCGCACACGATGTTGAACAAACTTTCGGAGTCCGTGCAGGCGCTGCCGGTCACCCCCCGGAACAAGGGGCCGCTGTTGACTGAACGCGAGCGCCAGATAGCGACCCTGGCCGGCAACGGAGTTTCCAATAAGGACATTGCCCTGGACATCGGCATTTCGGTGCGCACCGTGGAGGGCCACTTGTACCAGGTGTTCACAAAGCTTGGGGTGTCCTCGCGGAGTGATCTGCTTGGACTCATCTAA